A portion of the Streptomyces sp. NBC_01335 genome contains these proteins:
- the trmD gene encoding tRNA (guanosine(37)-N1)-methyltransferase TrmD, whose product MRLDVVTIFPEYLDPLNVSLVGKARARGSLGVHVHDLREWTYDRHNTVDDTPYGGGPGMVMKTEPWGDALDQVLADGYEAGAHSPVMVVPTPSGRPFTQELAVELSEQPWLVFTPARYEGIDRRVMEEYATRMPVVEVSIGDYVLAGGEAAVLVITEAVARLLPGVLGNAESHRDDSFAPGAMANLLEGPVYTKPPEWRGRAIPDVLLTGHHGKIARWRRDQAFARTALNRPDLIERCAASDFDKKDREILSILGWAPEPGGRFWRRPSAVEE is encoded by the coding sequence ATGCGGCTCGACGTCGTCACGATCTTCCCCGAGTACCTCGACCCGCTGAACGTCTCGCTCGTGGGCAAGGCCCGCGCCCGGGGCAGCCTCGGGGTGCACGTCCACGACCTGCGGGAGTGGACGTACGACCGGCACAACACGGTCGACGACACCCCGTACGGCGGCGGACCCGGCATGGTCATGAAGACCGAGCCGTGGGGTGACGCCCTCGACCAGGTGCTCGCCGACGGCTACGAGGCCGGCGCGCACAGCCCCGTCATGGTCGTGCCCACGCCCAGCGGCCGCCCCTTCACCCAGGAACTCGCGGTCGAACTCTCCGAGCAGCCGTGGCTGGTCTTCACCCCGGCACGGTACGAGGGCATCGACCGCCGGGTGATGGAGGAGTACGCCACCCGCATGCCGGTGGTCGAGGTCTCCATCGGCGACTACGTCCTGGCCGGCGGGGAAGCGGCCGTCCTCGTGATCACCGAGGCGGTGGCCCGCCTGCTGCCCGGCGTCCTCGGCAACGCCGAATCGCACCGCGACGACTCCTTCGCCCCCGGTGCCATGGCCAACCTGCTGGAAGGCCCCGTCTACACCAAGCCGCCCGAGTGGCGCGGCCGGGCCATCCCCGACGTGCTGCTCACCGGCCACCACGGGAAGATCGCCCGGTGGCGCCGGGACCAGGCGTTCGCCCGTACCGCGCTGAACAGGCCCGATCTGATCGAACGCTGCGCCGCGAGCGACTTCGACAAGAAGGACCGGGAGATCCTCTCGATCCTCGGCTGGGCACCGGAGCCCGGTGGCCGATTTTGGCGCAGGCCTTCCGCCGTGGAAGAATGA
- the rimM gene encoding ribosome maturation factor RimM (Essential for efficient processing of 16S rRNA) gives MQLVVARIGRAHGIKGEVTVEVRTDEPELRLGPGAVLATDPAGTGPLTIETGRVHSGRLLLRFAGVHDRTGAEALRNTLLIAEVDPDELPEDPEEFYDHQLMDLDVVLADGTEIGRITEITHLPSQDLFIVERPDGSEVMIPFVEEIVTEIDLEEQRAVITPPPGLLNESEAVVASSRDEETEGEDGATDGTDAGSKA, from the coding sequence GTGCAGTTGGTAGTTGCGCGGATCGGCCGCGCCCACGGCATCAAGGGCGAAGTCACCGTCGAGGTCCGCACGGACGAGCCGGAGCTGCGACTCGGCCCCGGTGCCGTGCTCGCCACCGACCCGGCCGGAACGGGACCGCTCACGATCGAGACCGGGCGAGTGCACAGCGGCCGGCTGCTGCTCCGCTTCGCGGGCGTGCACGACCGGACGGGCGCCGAGGCGCTGCGCAACACCCTGCTGATCGCCGAGGTCGACCCGGACGAGCTCCCCGAGGACCCGGAGGAGTTCTACGACCACCAGCTGATGGACCTCGACGTGGTGCTCGCGGACGGCACCGAGATCGGCCGGATCACCGAGATCACCCACCTGCCCTCGCAGGACCTGTTCATCGTGGAGCGCCCGGACGGCAGCGAGGTGATGATCCCCTTCGTGGAGGAGATCGTCACCGAGATCGACCTGGAGGAGCAGCGGGCCGTCATCACCCCGCCGCCCGGCCTGCTCAACGAGAGCGAGGCGGTCGTCGCCTCCTCGCGCGACGAGGAGACCGAGGGCGAGGACGGTGCCACCGACGGGACCGACGCGGGGAGCAAGGCGTAA
- the lepB gene encoding signal peptidase I, whose amino-acid sequence MGSRGRGGSSAPGEGSSYDAAPDESSYGAAPGEGSSYDTGEADRSASPAGTGRARSAPTRAERRRLARRVARRRRRSKVTEIPLLLVFALLIALFLKTFVVQAFVIPSGSMEQTIQIGDRVLVDKMTPWFNAEPQRGDVVVFKDPGGWLGESETVSTGPSPVGIRQAKEFLTFIGLLPSADEQDLIKRVVAVGGDTVKCCGKDGRLTVNGVAVDEPYLNLGDVPSAIQFEVKVPEGRIFVMGDHRSNSADSRYHLGNGFHGTVPLSDVVGRAVVIAWPVGNWATLGQRDAFAGVPDEASGASAAPGLSHSVSHQDPYGMIPLPTPAELPLVMGVMGLRRIRRGRWHGLRSGCGGFGGRRTIRTRRTRGPARTDRGPLGGGGGPDGG is encoded by the coding sequence ATGGGTAGCCGCGGCCGCGGGGGCAGCTCCGCTCCCGGAGAGGGATCCTCGTACGACGCCGCTCCCGATGAGTCTTCGTACGGTGCCGCTCCCGGAGAGGGGTCCTCTTACGACACCGGGGAGGCGGACCGGTCCGCCTCCCCGGCCGGGACCGGGCGCGCGCGTTCGGCGCCGACGCGGGCCGAGCGCCGGAGGCTGGCGCGCCGGGTCGCGCGGCGGCGGCGCAGGTCCAAGGTGACCGAGATCCCCCTCCTGCTCGTGTTCGCGCTGCTCATAGCCCTGTTCCTCAAGACCTTCGTGGTCCAGGCCTTCGTGATCCCCTCCGGTTCGATGGAACAGACCATCCAGATCGGCGACCGGGTTCTGGTCGACAAGATGACGCCGTGGTTCAACGCCGAGCCGCAGCGGGGCGACGTGGTGGTCTTCAAGGACCCCGGCGGCTGGCTGGGGGAGAGCGAGACGGTGAGCACAGGGCCGTCGCCGGTCGGGATCCGGCAGGCGAAGGAGTTCCTCACCTTCATCGGACTGCTGCCCTCCGCCGACGAACAGGACCTGATCAAGCGGGTGGTCGCGGTCGGCGGGGACACCGTGAAGTGCTGCGGGAAGGACGGCCGGCTCACCGTCAACGGCGTGGCCGTCGACGAGCCCTACCTGAACCTTGGGGATGTGCCATCGGCCATCCAATTCGAGGTAAAGGTTCCCGAGGGCCGGATCTTCGTGATGGGCGACCACCGCTCCAATTCCGCCGACTCCCGCTACCACCTCGGCAACGGCTTCCACGGCACTGTGCCGCTCTCGGACGTCGTGGGGCGCGCCGTGGTCATCGCCTGGCCGGTGGGGAACTGGGCCACGCTGGGACAGCGCGACGCGTTCGCGGGTGTGCCGGACGAGGCGTCGGGAGCGTCGGCCGCGCCCGGTCTCTCGCATAGTGTGTCCCACCAGGATCCCTACGGAATGATCCCGCTCCCGACCCCTGCGGAACTCCCGCTCGTTATGGGAGTGATGGGCCTGCGTCGCATCCGGCGCGGGCGGTGGCACGGATTGAGGAGTGGATGTGGGGGATTTGGCGGTCGGCGCACGATCCGGACACGACGAACCCGAGGACCGGCCCGGACGGACCGGGGACCCCTCGGAGGCGGCGGCGGACCGGACGGGGGATGA
- a CDS encoding RNA-binding protein encodes MLEEALEHLVKGIVDNPDDVQVASRDLRRGRVLEVRVHPDDLGKVIGRNGRTARALRTVVGAIGGRGIRVDLVDVDQVR; translated from the coding sequence ATGCTCGAGGAGGCTCTTGAGCACCTCGTGAAAGGCATCGTCGACAACCCCGACGATGTGCAGGTCGCCTCGCGCGACCTGCGCCGCGGGCGCGTGCTTGAGGTCCGGGTACACCCCGACGACCTCGGCAAGGTGATCGGTCGCAACGGCCGCACCGCGCGTGCTCTGCGCACGGTCGTGGGCGCCATCGGCGGCCGCGGCATCCGCGTCGACCTCGTCGACGTCGACCAGGTGCGCTGA
- a CDS encoding methyltransferase domain-containing protein, whose amino-acid sequence MTPTLVRNHRYADTPAPVDTGTRARDWAEIQERMLSPLYEAVYERLEVGAGTRMLSLGCGSGLALLIAAARGARVTGVDTDHDRLALARERLLPPGMAGPGGRAGPGASSAGAPARLVGGLPAAAPADGAPYNLLTAFDPIGLTAGDGEELTPALESAVPLAARGATVVLTGWGPPERCATAAVLEVADRLANPSGGARSGARRPARRDDLEEVASRAGLKPDGSGRVSCPFGYADLDSAVRGLLSTGLFDAAVAATDCGQVAKEVAEALHPHRRSDGTVWMPNVFRYLVCVC is encoded by the coding sequence ATGACACCAACGCTCGTCCGGAACCACAGGTACGCGGACACCCCCGCTCCGGTGGACACCGGTACCCGTGCCCGCGACTGGGCAGAGATCCAGGAGCGGATGCTGTCACCGCTGTACGAAGCGGTCTACGAACGGCTCGAAGTCGGAGCCGGTACACGCATGCTCTCCCTGGGCTGCGGTTCCGGGCTCGCCCTGCTGATCGCGGCGGCCCGCGGAGCCCGGGTCACCGGGGTGGACACCGACCACGACCGGCTCGCCCTGGCCCGGGAACGGCTGCTGCCCCCGGGCATGGCGGGGCCGGGCGGAAGAGCCGGGCCGGGTGCCTCGTCCGCGGGCGCACCGGCGCGCCTGGTCGGCGGCCTCCCGGCGGCGGCGCCCGCGGACGGGGCACCGTACAACCTGCTCACCGCCTTCGACCCGATCGGCCTGACGGCGGGCGACGGGGAGGAGCTCACCCCCGCGCTGGAGTCCGCCGTTCCGCTGGCGGCCCGGGGCGCGACCGTGGTGCTGACGGGCTGGGGGCCGCCCGAGCGGTGCGCCACGGCGGCGGTGCTGGAGGTCGCGGACCGGCTCGCGAACCCGTCCGGCGGCGCGCGCTCCGGCGCGCGGCGCCCGGCACGGCGGGACGATCTGGAGGAGGTCGCCTCCCGGGCGGGGCTGAAACCGGACGGCTCGGGCCGGGTGTCCTGCCCGTTCGGCTACGCGGACCTGGACAGCGCGGTCCGCGGGCTGCTTTCGACGGGGCTCTTCGACGCCGCGGTGGCGGCCACGGACTGCGGACAGGTCGCCAAGGAGGTCGCCGAGGCGCTCCATCCGCACCGGCGGTCCGACGGCACGGTCTGGATGCCGAACGTCTTCCGCTATCTGGTCTGCGTCTGCTGA
- the rplS gene encoding 50S ribosomal protein L19, translating to MASLLDGVNAASLRSDLPAFRAGDTVNVHVRVIEGNRSRIQQFKGIVIRRQGAGVSETFTVRKVSFSVGVERTFPVHSPIFEKIELVTRGDVRRAKLYFLRELRGKAAKIKEKRDR from the coding sequence ATGGCTTCCCTGCTCGATGGCGTCAACGCCGCCTCCCTGCGTTCGGACCTCCCGGCGTTCCGCGCCGGTGACACCGTCAACGTCCACGTGCGCGTGATCGAGGGCAACCGCTCCCGTATCCAGCAGTTCAAGGGCATCGTCATCCGCCGCCAGGGCGCGGGCGTCAGCGAGACCTTCACGGTCCGCAAGGTCTCCTTCAGCGTCGGCGTCGAGCGCACCTTCCCGGTGCACAGCCCGATCTTCGAGAAGATCGAGCTCGTCACCCGCGGTGACGTCCGTCGCGCCAAGCTGTACTTCCTCCGTGAGCTGCGCGGCAAGGCCGCGAAGATCAAGGAGAAGCGCGACCGCTGA
- the rpsP gene encoding 30S ribosomal protein S16 yields the protein MAVKIKLKRLGKIRSPHYRIVVADSRTRRDGRAIEEIGLYHPVQNPSRIEVNAERAQYWLSVGAQPTEPVLAILKLTGDWQAHKGLPAPAPLLQPEPKADKRALFEALTSDGDEAKGEAITPKAKKSEKKADEAADAAESTEA from the coding sequence GTGGCAGTCAAGATCAAGCTGAAGCGTCTGGGCAAGATCCGTTCGCCTCACTACCGCATCGTCGTCGCCGACTCCCGTACCCGCCGTGACGGCCGGGCCATCGAGGAGATCGGTCTGTACCACCCGGTGCAGAACCCGTCCCGCATCGAGGTCAACGCGGAGCGCGCGCAGTACTGGCTGTCCGTCGGCGCCCAGCCGACCGAGCCCGTCCTCGCGATCCTCAAGCTCACCGGTGACTGGCAGGCCCACAAGGGCCTCCCGGCCCCCGCGCCGCTGCTGCAGCCGGAGCCCAAGGCTGACAAGCGCGCCCTGTTCGAGGCCCTGACCTCCGACGGCGACGAGGCCAAGGGTGAAGCCATCACCCCGAAGGCCAAGAAGTCCGAGAAGAAGGCTGACGAGGCGGCCGACGCTGCCGAGTCGACCGAGGCCTGA
- the lepB gene encoding signal peptidase I, with translation MDTEEQHTKRDRPAGPAKGPGARSRFSRSGAPGPSGGTSPDPDGPPGESGESGEADESGCPGQDGGRAGRGPALRRAALLCAALPVAVLLLSAFVVQPFLIPSGSMESTLRVGDRVLVNKLAYRFGSVPERGDVVVFDGTGSFLSDTAGGNPVTGLLRGAAAVLGLADPPDTDFVKRVVGVGGDHVVCCDRKGRLEVNGTPLDEEYLHAGDAPSRVPFDIVVPDGTLWMMGDHRDRSSDSRSHLGEPGGGMVPVDEVIGRVDRIGWPWSRAGALAGSGGAFDGVPEPGGQHG, from the coding sequence ATGGACACGGAAGAACAGCACACGAAGCGCGATCGCCCCGCCGGACCTGCGAAAGGTCCGGGGGCGCGGTCGCGCTTTTCGCGTTCCGGGGCCCCCGGGCCTTCCGGTGGTACGTCCCCCGATCCCGACGGGCCCCCCGGCGAGTCCGGCGAGTCCGGTGAGGCAGACGAGTCCGGGTGTCCGGGACAGGACGGCGGGCGGGCCGGGCGCGGGCCCGCGCTGCGGCGGGCGGCCCTGCTCTGTGCCGCCCTGCCGGTAGCCGTGCTCCTCCTCAGCGCGTTCGTCGTGCAGCCCTTCCTCATCCCGAGCGGCTCGATGGAGTCCACGCTGCGGGTCGGTGACCGGGTGCTCGTGAACAAGCTGGCGTACCGTTTCGGCTCCGTGCCGGAGAGGGGTGACGTGGTGGTCTTCGACGGCACCGGCTCCTTCCTTTCGGACACCGCCGGAGGAAACCCCGTCACCGGGCTGCTGCGGGGAGCCGCCGCGGTCCTGGGGCTCGCCGACCCCCCGGACACCGACTTCGTGAAACGCGTCGTCGGGGTGGGCGGCGACCACGTGGTCTGCTGCGACCGGAAGGGCCGCCTGGAGGTGAACGGCACCCCCCTGGACGAGGAGTACCTGCACGCGGGGGACGCCCCCTCCCGGGTGCCGTTCGACATCGTCGTCCCCGACGGCACCCTGTGGATGATGGGCGACCACCGGGACCGGTCCAGCGACTCGCGCAGCCACCTCGGGGAGCCCGGGGGCGGCATGGTGCCCGTGGACGAGGTGATCGGACGGGTGGACCGGATCGGCTGGCCCTGGAGCCGGGCGGGAGCCCTGGCCGGTTCGGGTGGCGCGTTCGACGGCGTACCGGAGCCGGGCGGCCAGCATGGGTAG